Proteins co-encoded in one Synechococcus elongatus PCC 6301 genomic window:
- a CDS encoding ABC transporter substrate-binding protein: MPFLRCGLTRWRSLRLLPLLLTLFIVLALGGLGTGTQRSAAADSTVVLRALLPAPFREAMQPAIARFTAEHPEIQLELVAGPNDTSLVSDLYTTAFLLGNAPYDLVFLDVTWLPKFVAAGWLLDLSDRVLPEIQAEFLPAALNGSFYRDRLYRLPLNAAVGLLYYRQDLMPEPPQTFTELVQRSQQLQAQGVVPWGYVWQGKQYEGLVCNFLEVLAGFGGYWIDPQTGEVGLDHPEAIAAADWLHSTITDQISPAGVSTFQENEALKLFETGQSAFMRNWPYAEMLLERPESAVRGKVGIAPMVHAPGQTSAATQGTWGVGIAQQTEHPEAALTALLALTDAESQRLISLGSNYIPTRSALYQDPELLARYPFYATLPPILESTVLRSPLPAYDALSDILQRHLSAAISGQTPVAIALQQAARESRQLLTSQQGATAS, encoded by the coding sequence ATGCCGTTCTTGCGTTGTGGGTTGACTCGCTGGCGATCGCTGCGGCTATTGCCCCTGCTACTCACCCTATTCATCGTCCTTGCGCTCGGCGGGCTCGGAACAGGAACCCAGCGATCAGCCGCTGCGGATTCGACCGTTGTGCTGCGAGCGCTGCTACCCGCACCGTTTCGAGAGGCGATGCAACCGGCGATCGCTCGTTTTACGGCTGAACATCCTGAAATTCAGCTGGAATTGGTGGCGGGGCCAAATGACACCAGCCTGGTGTCCGACCTCTACACCACCGCTTTTTTGCTTGGGAATGCACCCTACGATTTGGTCTTTCTGGATGTGACTTGGCTGCCAAAATTTGTTGCCGCCGGTTGGTTGCTGGATCTGAGCGATCGCGTTTTGCCTGAAATCCAAGCCGAATTTTTGCCCGCAGCTCTGAATGGCAGTTTTTATCGCGATCGCCTCTATCGCCTGCCTTTGAATGCGGCGGTTGGGCTGCTTTACTACCGGCAGGACTTGATGCCCGAGCCGCCCCAAACTTTCACGGAGCTGGTGCAGCGATCGCAACAACTGCAAGCGCAGGGAGTCGTGCCTTGGGGCTACGTTTGGCAGGGCAAACAGTACGAGGGCTTAGTCTGCAACTTTCTAGAAGTGCTGGCGGGCTTTGGCGGCTACTGGATTGATCCACAAACCGGCGAGGTTGGATTGGATCATCCCGAAGCGATCGCGGCGGCGGATTGGCTGCACAGCACGATCACCGACCAGATTTCGCCCGCGGGGGTCAGCACCTTTCAGGAGAATGAAGCACTCAAGCTGTTTGAAACCGGTCAGAGTGCCTTTATGCGCAACTGGCCCTATGCGGAAATGCTGCTGGAGCGACCGGAATCGGCAGTGCGGGGCAAGGTCGGGATTGCGCCGATGGTCCATGCGCCCGGCCAAACCAGTGCTGCCACCCAAGGAACTTGGGGTGTGGGCATTGCCCAGCAAACGGAGCATCCTGAAGCGGCGTTAACCGCATTGTTAGCACTGACCGATGCTGAGTCACAACGCTTGATCAGCCTTGGTTCTAACTACATTCCAACGCGATCGGCGCTCTATCAAGATCCCGAATTGCTGGCGCGCTATCCCTTCTATGCGACACTGCCGCCCATTTTGGAATCAACGGTGCTGCGATCGCCGCTACCCGCCTACGATGCTCTGTCGGATATTCTGCAGCGTCACCTGAGTGCAGCCATCAGCGGCCAAACGCCCGTTGCGATCGCCCTGCAACAGGCTGCGCGGGAGTCTCGTCAGTTGCTCACCAGTCAGCAAGGAGCAACAGCCTCATGA
- a CDS encoding RecB family exonuclease produces MGYRLSATRLQTYHRCAQAYYWRYEQRLPGPAGFGNTALGTSLHRCLAQFHRDWSGLEPQPPIAWLADCWQQAATALNAEQQHQGWQILETYYQQHILTKATWTRPLAVEGRIQATLVLEEIEFLVTGRYDRLDLEEDGLHLVDYKSSQRFDPPSSSQIDVQLGLYQLALEPRFGPLRSLNWFHLRSGQIYRYNCTEEQRQTVLAQISELARQIRSDQQWQPQVGEQCRSCSYRRFCPAVNAQAEPLPEPTHRPHRLQLALAL; encoded by the coding sequence ATGGGCTATCGACTCAGCGCGACCCGCCTTCAGACCTATCATCGCTGTGCCCAGGCCTACTACTGGCGCTATGAGCAGCGGCTGCCTGGCCCTGCCGGTTTTGGAAACACAGCACTGGGCACCAGTCTTCATCGCTGTTTGGCGCAGTTTCATCGCGACTGGTCAGGACTGGAACCCCAACCGCCGATCGCTTGGCTGGCAGACTGCTGGCAACAGGCCGCGACCGCTCTCAATGCCGAACAACAGCATCAGGGCTGGCAAATTCTAGAGACTTACTACCAGCAACATATCCTGACAAAAGCAACTTGGACCCGCCCTTTAGCAGTCGAAGGTCGGATTCAAGCCACCCTTGTTTTAGAAGAAATTGAGTTTTTAGTCACGGGTCGCTACGACCGTTTAGATTTGGAAGAAGATGGCTTGCACTTGGTTGATTACAAATCAAGTCAGCGCTTTGATCCGCCCTCATCTAGCCAGATCGATGTGCAGTTAGGACTCTACCAATTGGCACTAGAACCCCGCTTTGGACCCCTGAGGAGCTTGAATTGGTTCCATCTTCGCAGTGGCCAAATCTATCGCTATAACTGCACAGAAGAGCAACGCCAAACTGTCCTTGCTCAGATTAGTGAGTTGGCGCGACAGATTCGCTCTGATCAGCAATGGCAACCGCAGGTGGGTGAGCAATGTCGCAGTTGTAGCTATCGACGCTTTTGCCCAGCAGTCAATGCTCAAGCTGAACCGTTGCCTGAGCCGACTCATCGTCCCCATCGCTTGCAATTAGCCTTAGCGCTCTAA
- the nadC gene encoding carboxylating nicotinate-nucleotide diphosphorylase, with amino-acid sequence MLPPWILLDPILSDWSREDLGRGDHSAQGLGLEGTTGKATWVAKSEGIIAGLPIAFRMLQLLDPQVKCTAKLAEGFACGSGQVIAELEGPLASLLSGERAALNVAMRLSGVATATRRFVDQLADLPTQFVDTRKTTPGLRLLEKYATRVGGGTNHRLGLDDAVMVKDNHIAAAGGSIAAAIKKLRSQLPFPLIIEVETETLGQVMEAISAGVGVIMLDNMNLAQVQAAVQVIRDRAPRTKIEVSSNISLENIRAIAETGVDYISSSAPITRSPWLDISMRLQ; translated from the coding sequence ATGTTGCCCCCTTGGATCCTGCTCGACCCGATTCTGTCTGACTGGTCGCGCGAAGATTTGGGACGTGGTGATCACTCAGCCCAAGGTTTAGGGCTGGAGGGTACGACCGGCAAGGCGACTTGGGTTGCCAAAAGTGAGGGTATCATCGCAGGCTTACCGATCGCCTTTCGGATGTTGCAGTTGCTCGATCCGCAGGTGAAGTGCACAGCCAAGCTGGCCGAAGGCTTTGCGTGCGGTAGCGGCCAAGTGATTGCTGAGTTGGAAGGCCCTCTGGCTTCACTGCTCAGTGGTGAGCGGGCGGCTCTTAATGTGGCGATGCGGCTAAGCGGGGTGGCCACAGCAACCCGTCGCTTTGTCGATCAGCTGGCTGATTTACCGACTCAGTTTGTCGATACGCGCAAAACAACGCCAGGTCTGCGGTTACTTGAGAAGTACGCCACTCGAGTCGGCGGTGGTACGAATCACCGTCTCGGCTTAGATGATGCCGTCATGGTGAAAGACAATCACATTGCAGCGGCGGGGGGCAGTATTGCGGCAGCGATCAAAAAGTTGCGATCGCAACTCCCATTCCCGTTAATTATTGAGGTCGAAACCGAGACCCTTGGGCAGGTGATGGAAGCTATCTCCGCAGGCGTCGGGGTGATCATGCTCGACAACATGAATCTTGCCCAAGTCCAAGCCGCTGTTCAAGTCATTCGCGATCGTGCTCCCCGCACCAAGATTGAAGTTTCTAGCAACATCAGTCTCGAAAATATCCGAGCGATCGCGGAAACTGGCGTGGATTACATTTCCAGCAGTGCCCCGATCACGCGATCGCCTTGGCTCGACATCAGCATGCGCCTGCAGTGA